ACTACCACTGCCATTGGGGGTACTTTTATATTAAGAAAATACGCTTCTTTATGCCAATTTCCTTTAACTGAAAGTATAGTCTGCTCTGTTATTTTTCCTGTCCCTCCATATAATTCATTATCACTATTAAATATCTCTTTATATTCTCCTAAATAAGGAACTCCTATTTTATAATTATCATATTCACATGTGGTAAAATTACACACAACTATTAATGTATCTCTTTCTTTTACTCCATTTCTAACATAAATCAATATACTTTGTTCACTATTATCCGCATCTATCCATCTAAAACCTGAGTGATCATAATCTAGCTCCCATAAAGCTTTCTGATTTATATATAAGTTATTAATATCCTTAAAAAACCTATGAGTATTTCTATGCATATCATAATTCTCAATTAAGTGCCAATCTAGTGCCTCTTTATGTCTCCACTCAACAAATTGTCCAAATTCATTTCCCATAAATATAGTTTTCTTTCCTGGGTGTGTCATCATAAATCCCATAAATACTCGAAGGCCTGCAAATTTAGTCCAATAATCCCCCCACATTTTATCTACCATTGATTTCTTTCCATGCACAACTTCATCATGCGATATTGGCAAAATAAAATTTTCAGAATAATGATACATCATAGGGAAATTAATTAGATTATGATTATACTTTCTGTATAAGGGATCAATAGAGACATACTTCAATATGTCATTCATCCATCCCATGTTCCATTTAAAATTAAACCCTAAACCTCCTACATCTGCTGGCTTTGTTACAAGTGGCCATGATGTAGATTCTTCTGCAATCATTAAATTATTGGGAAATTCTCTAAAAACTGCTGTATTAAGCTCTCGTAAAAACTTAATTGCCTCGAGACTTTCTTTACCACCGTACTTATTAGGAACCCATTCACCAGGACCTCTATCATAGTCTAGATATAGCATATTTGCAACGGCATCCACTCTTAACCCATCTATATGAAATTCTCTCATCCAATATAAAGCATTCGATATAAGAAAACTTTTAACCTCATTTTTTCCTAAATCAAAATTCGCCGCGCCCCAACCCTTATTTTCTTGCCTAAATAAATCCTTATATTCATAAACTGCTTCTCCATCGAACATATATAGCCCATGTGCATCCTTGCAAAAATGTCCTGGAACCCAGTCTAATATAACACCTATTCCTTCATTATGAAATGAATCAACAAGCTCCTTAAATTCTTCTCTTGTCCCATATCTGCAAGTTGGCGCATAATATCCCGTAACCTGATAGCCCCATGAATCATCTAATGGATGTTCCATTACTGGCATTATTTCAACATGTGTATATCCCATCTCCTTAACATATTTAGGTGCTTCTATAGCCATTTCTTTGTAAGTGAAAAATTCACCTGATTCTTTCCTTTTCCATGAACCCAGGTGAAGCTCATATATATTTATAGGACTTCTATATACATTAGCTTTATTCTTCTTATTAATCCAACGTTTATCTCTCCATCTATACTTACTATTTGAAACCACAATTGATGCAGTATTGGGCCTTAACTCAGATGAAGTCCCATAAGGATCTGCCTTCATTACCTTTTTATGATTCCTTTTATTTATAATTAAATACTTATATATTTCATTTTCAAATTTTCCAGGTATAAAAGTACTCCATATTCCTGACTTAGTAACCTTGTTCATTGCGTATTCTTTTGATATTTGCCAATTATTAAAATTTCCAACAATATAAACTTCACTCGCATTAGGTGCCCATGTAGTAAATCTAACACCTTTCTTTCTATTTTCTGTTACTAAATGTGCTCCCATAAATTTATAGGCATTATAATGGTTTCCTTGATGAAATAAATATGCGTCATAATCTGTTATCCATTCAGTTATAGTTCTACTTTCTTCCTTATTC
This region of Clostridium sp. 'White wine YQ' genomic DNA includes:
- the glgB gene encoding 1,4-alpha-glucan branching protein GlgB, whose translation is MREIIEIDKHEINNSSEEKNSNTDIQENKEESRTITEWITDYDAYLFHQGNHYNAYKFMGAHLVTENRKKGVRFTTWAPNASEVYIVGNFNNWQISKEYAMNKVTKSGIWSTFIPGKFENEIYKYLIINKRNHKKVMKADPYGTSSELRPNTASIVVSNSKYRWRDKRWINKKNKANVYRSPINIYELHLGSWKRKESGEFFTYKEMAIEAPKYVKEMGYTHVEIMPVMEHPLDDSWGYQVTGYYAPTCRYGTREEFKELVDSFHNEGIGVILDWVPGHFCKDAHGLYMFDGEAVYEYKDLFRQENKGWGAANFDLGKNEVKSFLISNALYWMREFHIDGLRVDAVANMLYLDYDRGPGEWVPNKYGGKESLEAIKFLRELNTAVFREFPNNLMIAEESTSWPLVTKPADVGGLGFNFKWNMGWMNDILKYVSIDPLYRKYNHNLINFPMMYHYSENFILPISHDEVVHGKKSMVDKMWGDYWTKFAGLRVFMGFMMTHPGKKTIFMGNEFGQFVEWRHKEALDWHLIENYDMHRNTHRFFKDINNLYINQKALWELDYDHSGFRWIDADNSEQSILIYVRNGVKERDTLIVVCNFTTCEYDNYKIGVPYLGEYKEIFNSDNELYGGTGKITEQTILSVKGNWHKEAYFLNIKVPPMAVVVIKLEKLIRLEAKNTSSSNLKKEKNKDKEELL